One genomic segment of Bradyrhizobium prioriisuperbiae includes these proteins:
- a CDS encoding SAM-dependent methyltransferase — protein MTYGNGEHTDRPGDDHPTTAPENTTTNGARGNGHHKGSLVVVGTGIRTVGHLTMEAVAWIKQADKVLYVVGDPVAEAMLKDLNPAGAESLTVMYAEGKERLETYNQMIERTLECVRAGMVTCMACYGHPGVFVYPSHESIRRARAEGYSARMLPGISSEDCLFADLGVDPGISGCQSYEATDFLLNGRVIDPSSSVVLWQIGVVGDATFKASGYDLSAMPLLIERLLAIYPATHPMYLYEAAIFHGCEPTIRPITVAELGQGPLSAGYTLYIPPAYATRSDMTTYYRMNAMIAATKATSGAAIG, from the coding sequence ATGACCTATGGAAACGGCGAGCACACCGACCGACCGGGCGACGATCATCCCACCACTGCGCCGGAGAACACGACGACCAACGGCGCTCGCGGCAACGGACACCACAAGGGTTCACTTGTGGTGGTCGGGACCGGCATTCGCACCGTAGGTCATCTGACCATGGAAGCGGTGGCCTGGATCAAGCAGGCCGACAAGGTTCTGTACGTCGTCGGCGATCCGGTTGCGGAGGCGATGCTGAAGGACCTCAATCCCGCCGGGGCCGAGTCGCTGACGGTCATGTACGCCGAAGGCAAGGAGCGCCTCGAAACCTACAATCAGATGATCGAGCGCACCCTCGAATGTGTTCGCGCCGGAATGGTGACCTGCATGGCGTGCTACGGACACCCCGGCGTTTTTGTGTATCCCTCGCACGAGTCGATCCGCCGCGCCCGGGCCGAAGGTTACAGTGCCCGCATGCTGCCGGGGATATCCTCGGAAGATTGTCTGTTCGCCGATCTCGGCGTCGATCCCGGCATCAGCGGCTGCCAGTCCTACGAGGCGACGGACTTTTTGCTCAACGGGCGCGTGATCGATCCATCGAGCTCCGTCGTGCTCTGGCAGATCGGCGTGGTCGGCGACGCGACGTTCAAGGCCAGCGGCTACGACCTCTCGGCGATGCCGCTGCTGATCGAACGGCTGCTGGCGATCTATCCGGCCACGCATCCGATGTACCTGTACGAAGCGGCGATCTTCCACGGCTGCGAGCCGACCATTCGCCCGATCACGGTGGCGGAGCTCGGCCAGGGCCCGCTGTCGGCGGGGTATACGCTCTACATTCCGCCGGCCTATGCCACCCGCAGCGACATGACGACCTACTATCGCATGAACGCAATGATCGCGGCGACAAAGGCCACATCCGGCGCAGCCATCGGCTGA
- a CDS encoding alpha/beta hydrolase, whose translation MTNLTFTHRFEPATRLEAAPLLLLHGTGGDENDLLPLGHMIAPGAALLSVRGQVLEHGMPRFFRRLAEGVFDQEDVARRAHELADFVDAARKTYGIAAPMALGYSNGANIAAAIMLLRPRTLAGGILLRAMVPLTDTPATDLSGTSVLVLSGQRDPIVPAANGAQLAAMLTTAGADVERRVVPVGHELSQADLTLARQWLETLRTPAAA comes from the coding sequence ATGACCAACCTCACCTTCACCCATCGCTTCGAGCCGGCCACCCGGCTCGAAGCAGCTCCGCTGTTGCTGCTGCACGGCACCGGCGGCGACGAGAACGATCTGCTGCCACTGGGCCACATGATCGCACCGGGCGCTGCGCTGCTCTCGGTGCGCGGCCAGGTGCTGGAGCACGGCATGCCGCGCTTCTTCCGCCGGCTTGCGGAAGGCGTGTTCGACCAAGAGGATGTGGCGCGCCGTGCGCACGAGCTCGCCGACTTCGTCGACGCCGCACGCAAGACCTACGGCATCGCCGCGCCAATGGCGCTGGGCTATTCCAATGGTGCCAATATCGCAGCCGCCATAATGCTGCTGCGGCCACGAACGCTGGCCGGCGGCATCCTGCTCCGCGCCATGGTGCCGCTAACGGATACACCGGCCACCGATCTCTCCGGCACCTCGGTGCTGGTGCTATCAGGTCAGCGTGATCCGATCGTGCCGGCGGCCAATGGCGCGCAGTTGGCCGCGATGCTGACGACTGCGGGTGCCGATGTTGAGCGGCGCGTCGTGCCGGTCGGGCATGAACTGTCGCAGGCCGATCTCACGCTGGCGCGGCAGTGGCTGGAGACACTTCGTACGCCAGCCGCGGCATGA
- a CDS encoding ring-cleaving dioxygenase: MSGIHHVTAISGNALRNFDFYTRTLGLRFVKKTVNFDDPGTYHFYYGDEAGRPGTILTFFPWEHAAAGRGGVGQTQQTSFRVPARAIGYWTHRFIEKGVAHEALEKRFGETVLTFTDPDGMSLALVGVPDAEAEAGWSNGDVPVEHAIRGFHGVTLLLESAAKTGAILIDVFGFKETGREGSIVRFAAPEGGVGGLVDIYEAKGFLPGRQGRGSVHHIAFRAADDADQAEMARKLVQHHGQHPTEQKDRNYFRSIYFREPGGILFEIATDIPGFAVDEPLATLGQDLKLPAFLEPHRKDIENVLPNLEKAA; the protein is encoded by the coding sequence ATGTCAGGCATCCATCATGTCACCGCGATTTCCGGTAACGCGTTGCGGAATTTCGACTTTTATACCCGAACGCTGGGGCTGCGGTTTGTCAAGAAAACCGTCAATTTCGACGATCCCGGCACCTATCACTTCTATTACGGCGACGAAGCCGGGCGGCCCGGCACCATCCTCACCTTCTTCCCGTGGGAGCACGCGGCGGCCGGCCGCGGCGGTGTCGGCCAGACCCAGCAGACGTCGTTCCGGGTGCCGGCGCGCGCCATCGGCTACTGGACGCACCGCTTTATCGAGAAGGGCGTGGCCCACGAGGCGCTGGAAAAACGTTTCGGCGAAACCGTGCTGACGTTCACCGATCCGGACGGCATGAGCCTCGCGTTGGTCGGCGTGCCCGATGCGGAGGCCGAGGCAGGCTGGAGCAATGGTGACGTACCCGTTGAGCACGCCATCCGCGGCTTCCACGGCGTGACGCTGTTGCTGGAGAGCGCTGCGAAAACCGGCGCGATCCTGATCGACGTCTTCGGCTTCAAGGAAACCGGACGTGAGGGATCGATCGTTCGCTTTGCGGCGCCGGAGGGCGGCGTGGGTGGCCTTGTCGACATCTACGAAGCCAAGGGCTTCCTGCCGGGCCGGCAGGGGCGCGGCTCGGTGCACCACATCGCGTTCCGCGCGGCTGACGATGCGGACCAGGCCGAGATGGCGCGCAAGCTCGTGCAGCATCACGGCCAGCACCCGACCGAGCAGAAGGATCGCAACTACTTCCGCTCGATCTATTTCCGCGAACCCGGCGGCATCTTGTTCGAGATCGCCACCGACATCCCCGGCTTCGCGGTCGACGAACCGCTGGCCACGCTGGGCCAGGATCTGAAACTGCCGGCATTTCTCGAGCCGCACCGCAAGGACATCGAGAACGTGCTGCCAAATCTTGAGAAGGCTGCGTAA
- a CDS encoding HAD family hydrolase, with protein sequence MNEIQLVISDVDGTLVTSDKRLTQPTRDAVRALRDRGIRFTITSSRPSFGMRAVVETLGIDLPFGAFNGSAIINPDLSVVQAEIIPSKAAQLSLAFLARKGVDVWIFTDRQWIAHRDDGQYVPHERNTVQTDAVFVTDDTPYVDKACKIVGVSADFALLAACEAELQAQIGVQAHVARSQNYYLDITPPGVDKGTFVTAIAARFGVPLANVATIGDMQNDVPMFRTSGLSFAMGNASDAVKAQASHVTASNAEDGFAKAMAEILRKNG encoded by the coding sequence ATGAACGAGATCCAACTGGTGATTTCGGACGTCGACGGCACGCTGGTGACCAGCGACAAGCGATTGACGCAGCCGACACGAGATGCCGTGCGCGCGCTGCGCGACCGCGGCATCCGCTTCACCATCACCAGCAGCCGGCCAAGCTTCGGCATGCGGGCGGTGGTCGAGACCCTCGGGATTGATCTGCCGTTCGGCGCGTTCAACGGCAGCGCAATCATCAACCCCGATCTGTCGGTGGTGCAGGCGGAGATCATTCCATCGAAGGCCGCGCAGCTCAGCCTTGCCTTCCTGGCGCGCAAGGGTGTCGATGTCTGGATCTTTACCGACCGCCAATGGATTGCCCACCGTGACGACGGCCAGTATGTGCCGCACGAACGCAACACCGTCCAGACCGACGCGGTGTTCGTCACCGACGACACGCCTTATGTCGACAAGGCCTGCAAGATCGTCGGCGTCAGCGCGGATTTCGCCCTGCTCGCCGCCTGCGAGGCGGAGTTGCAGGCCCAGATCGGCGTGCAGGCTCATGTGGCGCGATCGCAGAACTATTACCTCGATATCACTCCGCCCGGTGTCGACAAGGGCACGTTCGTCACCGCCATTGCGGCGCGTTTTGGAGTTCCGCTCGCCAACGTCGCGACCATCGGCGACATGCAGAACGACGTGCCGATGTTCCGCACCAGCGGCCTGTCGTTCGCCATGGGCAATGCCAGCGACGCGGTGAAGGCGCAGGCCAGTCACGTGACCGCGTCAAACGCGGAGGATGGATTCGCGAAGGCGATGGCGGAGATTTTGCGAAAAAACGGCTGA
- the pgl gene encoding 6-phosphogluconolactonase — protein MSTDHSRDVIVVPDAQALAEAAAQRVVDRIADGGNHPAVCLTGGSTPKRLYELLATPPWRERIPWLQVHWFIGDDRFVPPDDPLNNMGMARRAFLDVCAPAGNIHAIATTAATPDDAAAAYEAELRDFQATRRAGQLLFDLVLLGVGPDGHTASLFPNAAALKEHSRSVVGVAHANVAPFVPRVSLTLPCLAQTREMLFLAAGHDKQEILRRMFAGEDLPAGHARAAGGNTLWMLDQAAAPSP, from the coding sequence ATGAGCACGGATCATTCCCGCGACGTGATCGTGGTGCCGGATGCGCAAGCGCTGGCTGAAGCAGCGGCGCAGCGCGTGGTCGATCGAATCGCCGACGGCGGCAATCATCCGGCGGTCTGCCTGACCGGTGGCTCGACGCCGAAACGGCTGTACGAGTTGCTGGCGACGCCGCCGTGGCGGGAGCGGATTCCCTGGTTGCAGGTGCACTGGTTCATCGGCGACGACCGTTTTGTGCCGCCGGACGATCCCCTGAACAATATGGGCATGGCGCGCCGCGCCTTTCTCGATGTCTGTGCGCCCGCCGGCAACATTCACGCCATCGCAACGACGGCTGCAACGCCGGACGATGCGGCCGCAGCCTACGAGGCTGAGCTGAGGGATTTCCAGGCGACGCGACGCGCGGGACAGCTCCTGTTCGATCTGGTGTTGCTGGGCGTCGGCCCCGACGGCCACACCGCCTCGCTATTTCCGAACGCCGCAGCGCTGAAAGAGCACTCCCGCTCGGTCGTCGGCGTCGCCCACGCCAATGTCGCGCCCTTTGTACCGCGCGTGAGCCTCACACTGCCTTGCCTGGCGCAGACCCGCGAGATGCTATTTCTGGCCGCAGGACACGATAAGCAGGAGATCCTGCGCCGCATGTTCGCCGGCGAGGATCTGCCCGCAGGCCATGCACGCGCAGCTGGCGGCAACACGCTGTGGATGCTGGACCAGGCGGCGGCGCCATCACCATGA
- a CDS encoding SDR family NAD(P)-dependent oxidoreductase, with protein MPHPALSSESVAVITGGASGIGLAAAQKFASLGLKVCIADLGEDRLKAAADAVAAVAPGGVASVLTMATDVSQVDQVQALQQAVASRFGGADILMNNAGIQPGSQMFGPHDNWQRVLSVNLWGIINGAQVFAPGMIARGRPGLIINTGSKQGITTPPGDPAYNVSKAGVKAFTEALQHELRNTPGNKLSAHLLIPGFVYTGLTAKGRTEKPAGAWTPEQTVDFMLQRLEAGDFYILCPDNDVPRALDEKRMLWAAGDIIENRPPLSRWHPDYAEAFAAFLKAGR; from the coding sequence GTGCCTCATCCCGCTTTATCATCCGAGTCCGTTGCCGTGATTACCGGCGGCGCCTCCGGCATCGGTCTTGCTGCGGCTCAAAAATTCGCCAGCCTCGGTCTGAAGGTCTGCATCGCCGACCTCGGCGAGGACCGGCTGAAAGCTGCGGCTGATGCCGTAGCGGCGGTGGCGCCGGGCGGAGTGGCCAGCGTTTTGACCATGGCAACCGACGTCAGCCAGGTCGACCAGGTGCAGGCCCTGCAGCAGGCGGTCGCCTCGCGTTTTGGCGGCGCCGACATTCTGATGAACAATGCCGGCATTCAGCCCGGCAGCCAGATGTTCGGTCCGCACGACAATTGGCAGCGCGTGCTCAGCGTCAATCTCTGGGGCATCATCAACGGCGCGCAGGTGTTCGCGCCGGGCATGATTGCGCGCGGACGTCCCGGCCTGATCATCAACACCGGCTCGAAGCAGGGCATTACCACGCCGCCGGGTGATCCGGCCTATAATGTCTCCAAGGCCGGCGTGAAGGCCTTCACCGAGGCGCTGCAGCACGAGCTGCGCAACACGCCCGGCAACAAGCTAAGCGCGCATCTGCTGATCCCGGGTTTTGTCTATACCGGGCTGACCGCGAAAGGCCGCACCGAAAAGCCGGCCGGTGCCTGGACGCCGGAGCAGACGGTGGATTTCATGCTGCAGCGGCTGGAGGCCGGGGATTTCTACATTCTCTGCCCGGACAACGATGTGCCGCGCGCGCTGGATGAAAAGCGCATGCTCTGGGCCGCCGGCGACATCATCGAGAATCGCCCGCCGCTGTCGCGCTGGCATCCGGACTATGCGGAGGCGTTCGCGGCGTTCTTGAAGGCTGGACGTTGA
- a CDS encoding LysR family transcriptional regulator, with protein MDKLEGLRAFVKVVELGSFSEAGRTLRLSRSVVSKYIGELEHQLGVQLLNRTTRHVSATENGQAYFERVIGVLSDLDAADQAVTDLQATPRGLLRVNAPMSFGTLQLGPAIADFMALYPELRIQLTLSDEQVDPVQDGLDVTLRIAELEASSLIARKIMPIDRVICASPDYLQSHGVPKHPAELRDHTCLTYGYLSTGNQWKLSGRDGDHWIQPSWTLCVNNAEVLRDAAIKGRGIALLPTFIAGEALGQERLRTLLTNYHAPPLTLYAIYPPTRHLALKVRLFIDFLVERFSA; from the coding sequence ATGGACAAGCTCGAAGGCCTGCGCGCCTTTGTCAAAGTGGTCGAGCTCGGCAGCTTCTCGGAAGCCGGCCGCACCCTGCGGCTGTCGCGCTCCGTGGTGAGCAAGTACATCGGCGAACTGGAGCACCAGCTCGGCGTGCAACTGCTTAACCGCACCACGCGTCATGTCAGTGCCACCGAAAACGGCCAGGCCTATTTCGAGCGGGTGATCGGCGTGCTGTCCGATCTCGATGCCGCCGATCAGGCGGTGACGGACCTGCAGGCGACGCCGCGCGGATTGCTGCGGGTCAATGCGCCGATGTCATTCGGAACGCTGCAGCTCGGGCCGGCGATCGCCGACTTCATGGCGCTGTATCCGGAGTTACGCATCCAGTTGACGCTGAGCGACGAGCAGGTCGATCCGGTGCAGGACGGTCTCGATGTGACCTTGCGGATCGCCGAACTCGAGGCATCCAGCCTGATCGCGCGCAAGATCATGCCGATCGATCGCGTCATCTGCGCCTCGCCTGATTATCTGCAGAGCCACGGCGTGCCGAAACATCCGGCGGAGCTGCGCGATCACACCTGTTTGACCTACGGCTATCTGTCGACCGGCAATCAATGGAAGCTGAGCGGCCGCGATGGCGACCACTGGATCCAGCCGTCGTGGACATTGTGCGTCAACAACGCGGAGGTGCTGCGCGACGCCGCCATCAAGGGCCGGGGCATCGCGCTGCTGCCGACCTTTATCGCCGGCGAAGCGCTGGGGCAGGAAAGGCTGCGCACGTTGCTGACGAATTATCACGCGCCGCCCTTGACGCTGTACGCGATCTATCCGCCGACCCGTCACCTGGCGCTCAAGGTGCGGCTGTTCATCGACTTTCTGGTCGAGCGGTTTTCGGCTTGA
- a CDS encoding gluconokinase: MTEKPRALLPVAIILMGVSGSGKSTVAEALARRTGFAIEDADAFHPQANIDKMHAGTPLTDDDRWPWLRAIADAIDRKAETGWPVIIACSALKRSYRDVLVHGRSDVQIVYLRGTRNLIAARLAGRHGHFMPASLLDSQLAALEEPTPDEPVVTVDIDADVEIIVTNIIDRLALANAIKERSR; this comes from the coding sequence ATGACCGAAAAGCCCAGAGCACTGCTTCCCGTCGCCATCATCCTGATGGGTGTCTCCGGCTCCGGCAAAAGCACGGTGGCCGAAGCATTGGCGCGCCGCACCGGCTTTGCCATCGAGGATGCCGACGCGTTTCACCCGCAGGCCAACATCGACAAGATGCACGCCGGCACTCCCCTCACCGACGACGACCGCTGGCCCTGGCTGCGCGCGATTGCCGACGCCATCGACCGCAAGGCCGAGACCGGCTGGCCGGTGATTATCGCCTGTTCGGCGCTAAAGCGATCGTATCGCGATGTACTGGTGCATGGCCGCAGCGATGTGCAGATCGTCTATCTCCGGGGCACGCGTAACTTGATCGCGGCGCGCCTCGCCGGCCGTCACGGTCATTTCATGCCGGCCTCGCTGCTGGATAGTCAGTTGGCCGCCCTGGAAGAGCCAACGCCCGACGAGCCGGTGGTCACTGTCGATATCGACGCCGATGTCGAAATTATTGTCACCAACATCATCGATCGATTGGCGCTTGCCAACGCAATCAAGGAACGAAGCCGATGA
- the zwf gene encoding glucose-6-phosphate dehydrogenase — MSSDTTAKPQVPEPCCFVIFGVTGDLAHRLVTPALYNLAEAGLLPDDFCVVGVTRTEIQSQSLHDDLMKALQQFATRPIDKDVAKKLFDCVSAVHADPSEEGSFDRLKARLDELAKRGVKNHLFYLAVPPTAFKPICDELGRTGLLQEENGAWRRLVIEKPFGTDLTSAKQLNHDLLRIVEEHQIYRIDHYLGKETVQNILVFRFANGMFEPIWNRNHIDHVQITVSEVLDVGRRGSFYDATGAMRDMVPNHLFQLLSLVAMEPPSRFDAHSVRSEKGEVLAAVQIQTPEEALNNSVRGQYVAGRVGDKQIGDYRNTPDVDPLSVTETFAAMKLTIDNWRWAGVPFYLRTGKALTSKRTEVAIRFKQAPFSMFRATEVERLSQNYLVIGIEPTEGITLQFNTKVPGPTVAIDGVEMGFKYRDYFKASPSTGYETLIYDCMIGDNILFQRADSVEAGWQAVQPFLDAWAKAGGEGLALYRAGTDGPREAHGLIERDGRRWRRLNGS, encoded by the coding sequence ATGAGTTCAGATACCACCGCCAAACCGCAAGTCCCCGAGCCCTGCTGCTTCGTCATTTTCGGCGTGACCGGCGATCTCGCCCATCGCCTGGTGACGCCGGCGCTGTACAATCTCGCCGAAGCCGGGCTGTTGCCGGACGACTTCTGCGTAGTCGGGGTCACCCGCACCGAGATACAGAGCCAGTCGCTGCACGACGACCTGATGAAGGCCCTGCAGCAGTTCGCCACCCGGCCGATCGACAAGGATGTCGCCAAGAAGCTGTTCGACTGCGTCAGCGCCGTACACGCCGATCCCAGCGAAGAGGGATCGTTCGACCGGCTGAAGGCGCGCCTCGACGAGCTCGCAAAACGCGGTGTCAAGAACCACCTGTTCTACCTCGCCGTGCCGCCGACCGCGTTCAAGCCGATCTGTGACGAACTGGGACGCACCGGATTGTTGCAGGAGGAGAATGGCGCCTGGCGGCGGCTGGTGATCGAAAAGCCGTTCGGCACCGACCTCACCTCCGCCAAGCAGCTCAACCACGACCTGCTCAGGATCGTCGAGGAGCACCAGATCTACCGGATCGACCACTATCTCGGCAAAGAGACGGTGCAGAACATCCTGGTGTTTCGGTTTGCCAACGGCATGTTCGAGCCGATCTGGAATCGCAACCATATCGACCACGTCCAGATCACGGTGTCGGAAGTTCTCGATGTCGGCCGCCGCGGCAGCTTCTATGATGCGACCGGCGCGATGCGCGACATGGTGCCGAACCACCTGTTTCAGCTGCTGTCGCTGGTGGCCATGGAGCCGCCGTCGCGGTTCGACGCCCATTCGGTGCGCTCCGAGAAAGGCGAGGTCCTCGCCGCCGTGCAGATCCAGACTCCGGAAGAAGCGCTGAACAACTCGGTGCGCGGCCAGTATGTCGCAGGACGGGTCGGGGACAAGCAGATCGGCGATTACCGCAATACGCCGGATGTGGATCCCCTGAGCGTCACCGAGACGTTTGCCGCGATGAAACTGACCATCGACAATTGGCGCTGGGCCGGCGTTCCCTTCTATCTGCGCACCGGCAAGGCGCTGACCTCGAAACGCACGGAAGTCGCGATCCGCTTCAAGCAGGCGCCGTTCTCGATGTTCCGCGCCACCGAGGTGGAGCGGCTGTCGCAGAACTATCTGGTGATCGGGATCGAGCCGACCGAAGGCATCACCCTGCAGTTCAACACCAAGGTGCCGGGGCCGACGGTGGCGATCGACGGCGTCGAAATGGGCTTCAAGTACCGCGATTACTTCAAGGCCTCGCCCAGCACCGGTTACGAGACCCTGATCTATGACTGCATGATCGGCGACAACATCCTGTTCCAGCGCGCCGACAGCGTCGAAGCCGGCTGGCAGGCGGTGCAGCCGTTCCTCGATGCATGGGCCAAAGCCGGCGGCGAAGGGCTTGCCCTCTACCGCGCCGGCACCGACGGCCCGCGCGAAGCCCATGGCCTGATCGAGCGCGACGGCCGCCGCTGGCGCAGGCTCAACGGTTCATGA
- a CDS encoding nuclear transport factor 2 family protein, which translates to MYHSIVRRRIQALFDAVSSGNAAPVLAAFAPTFEHFFLGDHALGGSRSTIAATKAWYDRLYRLLPDIKFVLRGIKVSGPPWNTLVMVDWDETNSGTDGVRTHNRGIHVVRLSWGRATFLGIYPDTVGLVATLDRLAKAGNNEAHAAVILD; encoded by the coding sequence ATGTATCATTCCATCGTGCGCCGCCGCATTCAGGCCCTGTTCGATGCGGTCAGCTCCGGAAATGCCGCGCCAGTCCTGGCTGCATTTGCGCCCACATTCGAACATTTCTTTCTCGGCGATCATGCTCTGGGAGGCTCGCGCAGCACGATTGCCGCGACCAAGGCCTGGTATGACCGCCTCTATCGACTTCTGCCTGATATCAAGTTTGTCCTGCGTGGCATCAAAGTGAGCGGTCCTCCATGGAACACGCTTGTGATGGTGGATTGGGATGAAACCAATTCGGGCACCGACGGCGTCAGGACGCATAATCGAGGCATCCACGTTGTTCGCTTGTCTTGGGGACGGGCGACGTTTCTTGGAATTTATCCGGACACCGTAGGTCTGGTTGCGACGCTGGATCGATTGGCGAAGGCGGGAAACAACGAAGCGCATGCTGCGGTGATCCTCGATTAA
- a CDS encoding helix-turn-helix domain-containing protein, whose protein sequence is MQKHSFADMQCSLARGLELIGEWWSLLIIRDLFLDVRRFDELVEDLGISRNLLARRLKGLMTSGIVERRAYQKRPLRYTYHLSEAGTDLIPAVLALTAWGDRWAAPKKGSAIEFIHNTCGHRFEPRIVCSTCDQPIRADDVQGAAGPGGAAAPGTMVLARKLRPTTQSKRGRDI, encoded by the coding sequence GTGCAAAAGCACAGTTTCGCGGACATGCAATGCTCGCTGGCCCGGGGGCTGGAATTGATCGGGGAATGGTGGTCGCTGCTCATCATCCGCGACCTGTTTCTCGACGTCAGACGGTTTGACGAGCTTGTCGAGGATCTCGGAATTTCCCGAAATCTGCTGGCCCGGCGCCTGAAAGGTCTGATGACAAGCGGCATCGTGGAGCGGCGCGCGTATCAGAAACGACCGCTCCGCTACACCTATCATCTCAGCGAGGCCGGCACCGATCTCATCCCTGCGGTCCTCGCCCTCACCGCGTGGGGCGATCGATGGGCCGCGCCCAAAAAAGGCAGCGCGATCGAATTCATCCATAACACTTGCGGGCATAGGTTCGAGCCGCGGATTGTCTGTTCGACCTGCGATCAGCCGATCCGTGCCGATGACGTCCAAGGCGCGGCCGGGCCAGGCGGCGCCGCGGCACCGGGAACCATGGTGCTTGCACGGAAGCTGCGTCCCACCACGCAGTCAAAGCGTGGGCGAGACATCTGA
- a CDS encoding glycoside hydrolase family 15 protein, producing the protein MASPIEDYALIGDCLTVALVSRDGSIDWLCWPAFDSEACFAALLGTPEHGRWLMAPKWKPLKVTRAYRGETLILETTFACDDGVVTLIDFMPPRGEASDIVRFVRGDSGTVTMAMELVIRFGTGANIPWVQRLEDKTILAISGPDMAVLRTPVQVRGESMTTVAEFVVRQGDLIPFVFTYQASYLPVPKPIDPQQALQDTESFWTEWSSRSTYKGKHRDLIQRSLITLKALTYAPTGGIVAAPTSSLPEKLCGARNWDYRYCWLRDATFTLFSLMNSGYHEEAGAWHNWLLRSVAGSPADLQIMYSITGQRRLLEWEADWLPGYEGSKPVRFGNAAHAQLQLDVYGELMDTFHQARNEKIELDGGTWTLECAILKQVAKVWQLPDSGIWEVRGDGKHYVFSKVMCWVAFDRGIKSAETWGFKAPLDEWRALREAIHADVCANGFNRDTGTFVVDYGSTTLDASLLLLPAVGFVPASDPRVTGTITAIEQHLMRDGFVLRHDPREPRPGEQEPIEGAFLACTLWLADVHVMRGELDKARELFQRVAAIANDVGLISEEYDTVARRQTGNFPQALTHIALINTAHNIYEAVQSSKKPVVQRSK; encoded by the coding sequence TTGGCTTCTCCCATCGAAGATTATGCCCTGATCGGCGATTGCCTCACTGTGGCGCTGGTCAGCCGCGATGGCTCGATCGACTGGCTGTGCTGGCCGGCATTTGATTCCGAGGCCTGCTTTGCAGCGTTGCTGGGCACGCCGGAGCACGGCCGCTGGCTGATGGCGCCGAAGTGGAAACCGCTGAAAGTCACACGGGCCTATCGGGGCGAGACGCTGATCCTGGAGACCACATTCGCGTGCGATGATGGTGTCGTCACGCTGATCGATTTCATGCCGCCCCGTGGCGAAGCTTCCGACATCGTGCGTTTCGTGCGCGGCGACAGCGGCACGGTCACCATGGCAATGGAACTGGTGATCCGTTTCGGCACCGGCGCCAATATTCCATGGGTGCAGCGCCTGGAAGACAAGACCATTCTCGCCATCTCCGGTCCCGACATGGCCGTGCTGCGTACGCCGGTGCAGGTACGCGGCGAGAGCATGACCACGGTGGCGGAGTTTGTGGTTCGCCAAGGCGATCTCATCCCGTTCGTGTTCACCTATCAGGCCTCGTACCTGCCGGTGCCGAAGCCGATCGATCCGCAGCAGGCGCTGCAGGATACCGAAAGCTTCTGGACCGAGTGGTCGAGCCGCAGCACTTACAAGGGCAAGCATCGCGACCTGATTCAGCGCTCGCTGATCACGCTCAAGGCGCTGACCTATGCGCCGACTGGTGGCATCGTCGCCGCGCCGACGTCGTCGCTGCCGGAAAAGCTCTGCGGCGCCCGCAACTGGGATTACCGCTATTGCTGGCTGCGCGACGCCACCTTCACGCTGTTTTCGCTGATGAACAGCGGCTACCACGAGGAAGCGGGTGCGTGGCACAATTGGTTGCTGCGCTCGGTCGCAGGCTCGCCTGCGGACCTGCAGATCATGTACAGCATCACCGGACAGCGGCGCCTGCTGGAGTGGGAGGCCGACTGGCTGCCCGGCTATGAGGGTTCGAAGCCAGTTCGGTTTGGCAATGCCGCCCATGCGCAGCTGCAGCTCGACGTCTATGGCGAGCTGATGGACACCTTCCATCAGGCCCGCAACGAGAAGATCGAACTCGATGGCGGCACCTGGACGCTGGAATGCGCCATTCTGAAGCAGGTCGCTAAAGTTTGGCAGCTACCGGACAGCGGCATTTGGGAGGTGCGCGGCGACGGCAAGCACTATGTGTTTTCGAAAGTGATGTGCTGGGTGGCGTTCGATCGCGGCATCAAGAGCGCCGAGACCTGGGGCTTCAAGGCGCCGCTCGACGAATGGCGCGCGCTGCGCGAGGCCATCCATGCCGATGTCTGCGCCAACGGCTTCAATCGTGACACTGGCACATTCGTGGTCGACTATGGATCGACCACCCTCGACGCCAGCCTTCTGTTGCTGCCGGCGGTCGGCTTCGTTCCGGCGTCCGATCCTCGGGTGACCGGCACCATCACGGCGATCGAGCAACATCTGATGCGCGACGGCTTCGTGCTGCGTCACGATCCGCGCGAGCCGCGGCCGGGAGAGCAGGAGCCGATCGAGGGCGCATTTCTTGCCTGCACGCTGTGGCTTGCGGACGTCCATGTCATGCGCGGCGAGCTCGACAAGGCGCGGGAGCTGTTCCAGCGCGTTGCCGCCATCGCCAATGATGTCGGCCTGATCTCCGAGGAATACGACACCGTGGCGCGGCGTCAGACCGGCAATTTCCCGCAGGCGCTGACCCATATCGCGCTGATCAACACCGCGCATAATATTTACGAGGCCGTGCAGTCGAGCAAAAAGCCGGTGGTGCAGCGGTCGAAGTGA